Proteins encoded by one window of Puntigrus tetrazona isolate hp1 chromosome 17, ASM1883169v1, whole genome shotgun sequence:
- the iah1 gene encoding isoamyl acetate-hydrolyzing esterase 1 homolog — protein sequence MSTLKKVTWPQIILFGDSITQFAFQANGWGSEICHKLARKCDVVNRGLSGYNTRWAKIVLPRVVPVSDAPVAAVTVFFGANDCALEDRNPAQHVPLQEFTENLKDIVKHLLSVGVSSDKIIFITPPPLQEAAWEKECALKGSALNRLNSVAGQYAQACVQAAGQSGVDVLDLWTLMQKDGQDFSVYLSDGLHLSDKGNQFVAEHLWTLLERRVTDLPFILPYWGDVDPKCPESSLLCD from the exons ATGTCGACTCTAAAGAAAGTTACATGGCCCCAAATCATTCTCTTCGGGGACTCAATAACACAG tttgcGTTTCAAGCGAACGGATGGGGATCCGAAATCTGCCACAAACTCGCCAG AAAATGCGACGTAGTAAACAGAGGCTTGTCGGGTTACAACACGAGGTGGGCTAAGATTGTGCTTCCTCGCGTCGTGCCCGTCTCCGACGCTCCCGTTGCGGCCGTGACCGTCTTCTTCGGCGCTAATGACTGCGCGTTGGAAG ACAGGAACCCCGCGCAGCACGTGCCTCTCCAGGAGTTCACGGAGAACTTAAAGGACATCGTCAAACACCTGCTGTCCGTAGGAGTGTCCAGTGACAAGATCATTTTCATCACACCACCACCACTCCAAGAAGCCGCCTGGGAGAAAGAGTGCGCGCTAAAAG GCTCAGCTTTGAATCGTCTGAACTCGGTGGCTGGTCAGTACGCACAGGCCTGCGTTCAGGCTGCTGGACAGTCCGGTGTGGATGTCCTGGATCTCTGGACGCTCATGCAGAAAGACGGACAG GATTTCTCAGTGTATCTTTCGGATGGACTTCATCTCTCGGATAAAGGCAATCAGTTTGTGGCAGAGCATTTATGGACACTTCTTGAGAGGCGAGTGACCGATTTGCCCTTCATTCTGCCTTACTGGGGGGATGTGGACCCAAAATGTCCTGAGAGCAGCCTACTGTGTGATTAA
- the itgb1bp1 gene encoding integrin beta-1-binding protein 1, protein MFRKVKKRHSSSSSQSSEVSTKSKSVDSSLGGLSRSSTVASLDTDSTKSSSNAVSDACAEFRVKYVGAIEKLRFEMSKTLQEPLDLINYIDAAQQDGKLPFVPGDEEMILGVSKYGVKVASLDQCDVLHRHPLYLIVRMLCYDDGLGAGKNLLALKTTDAEQQECSIWVYQCSSAEQAQAICKVLSTSFDCALASEKS, encoded by the exons ATGTTTCGAAAGGTCAAGAAGCgccacagcagcagcagctcccAGAGCAGTGAGGTCAGCACTAAGAGCAAG TCAGTAGATTCCAGTTTGGGAGGCCTGTCTAGGTCAAGCACAGTTGCCAGTCTTGACACAGACTCCACCAAGAGCTCAA GTAACGCCGTGTCTGACGCCTGTGCCGAGTTCAGGGTCAAGTATGTGGGAGCCATTGAGAAGCTGCGGTTTGAGATGAGCAAAACCCTGCAGGAGCCTCTGGACCTGATCAACTACATCGATGCGGCTCAG CAAGATGGAAAACTGCCATTTGTGCCTGGAGATGAGGAGATGATTCTGGGGGTGTCCAAGTATGGAGTTAAAGTGGCCTCACTGGACCAGTGT GATGTGCTTCACCGTCACCCGCTCTACCTGATTGTACGCATGCTTTGCTATGATGACGGTCTGGGTGCTGGAAAGAACCTGCTGGCCCTGAAGACCACGGATGCAGAGCAGCAGGAGTGCAGCATCTGGGTGTATCAGTGCAGCAGTGCG GAACAAGCCCAGGCCATCTGTAAAGTACTGTCCACCTCCTTCGACTGTGCCCTGGCCTCAGAGAAGTCCTGA